The Ascochyta rabiei chromosome 5, complete sequence genome has a segment encoding these proteins:
- a CDS encoding arsenicals resistance, whose product MNTVEEGAIAHEKEHRNIHGDMDVEKGRGDEELDSRGTGLSRKREEESLPPLKGLSFLDRFLVLWILVAMGIGIAIGNTVDSAGPALQKGEFVGVSIPIAIGLLVMMYPILCKVRYETLHLLLSHKALWIQIGISFVLNWIIAPLFMVGLAWAFLPDRQDLREGLIFVGVARCIAMVLIWTDLAKGDGDYCAVLVAFNSILQIVLFAPLAIFYVQVVSHGEKTNVSYEKVAQSVAVFLGIPLGAAVLTRLALRAVIGEERYQRRFLRYIGPLSLIGLLYTIIILFASQGAHVVRQITDVLRVCAPLLVYFLVLFSATVWFCYKMGFEYKLSCVQGFTAASNNFELAIAVVVAVYGASSGQALASTVGPLIEVPVLVVLVYVLQWLRKRWQWA is encoded by the exons ATGAACACAGTCGAAGAAGGCGCAATAGCGCATGAGAAAGAGCATAGGAATATTCACGGAGATATGGATGTCGAGAAGGGTAGGGGTGATGAGGAGCTGGACTCCCGTGGCACTG GACTGTCTaggaagagagaagaagagagtctACCGCCACTGAAGGGACTCTCGTTTCTAGATCGATTTCTGGTACTATGGATTCTCGTTGCTATGGGTATTGGCATTGCCATCGGAAATACAGTTGACTCTGCGGGACCTGCGTTACAGAAGGGCGAGTTTGTAGGCGTTAGTATACCGATCG CAATTGGCCTCCTCGTCATGATGTACCCTATTTTGTGCAAGGTCCGCTACGAAACGCTGCATCTCCTCCTCTCCCACAAAGCCCTCTGGATACAAATCGGCATCTCCTTCGTCCTGAATTGGATCATCGCACCGCTCTTCATGGTCGGCCTAGCGTGGGCATTCCTCCCGGACCGCCAGGATTTGAGGGAGGGATTGATCTTCGTCGGTGTTGCACGCTGCATCGCCATGGTGCTCATCTGGACAGACTTGGCCAAAGGAGATGGAGACTACTGCGCAGTGCTCGTGGCCTTCAACTCGATACTccagattgtcctctttgcaCCGCTGGCCATCTTCTATGTGCAGGTTGTCAGTCATGGCGAAAAGACAAACGTCTCGTACGAAAAGGTCGCGCAAAGTGTGGCTGTGTTCTTGGGGATACCGCTCGGTGCAGCAGTCCTCACACGACTGGCGTTGAGAGCCGTCATTGGAGAGGAACGATACCAGCGACGCTTTCTCCGATACATTGGACCCCTCTCCCTAATCGGCCTACTGTACACGATCATTATCCTGTTCGCCAGTCAGGGCGCGCATGTTGTCAGGCAGATCACCGACGTTCTGAGGGTATGCGCACCACTCCTGGTGTACTTCCTTGTTCTCTTCTCGGCCACCGTCTGGTTCTGCTACAAGATGGGTTTCGAGTACAAGCTCAGCTGTGTCCAAGGCTTCACGGCTGCCAGCAATAACTTTGAACTTGCTATCGCAGTTGTTGTAGCGGTGTATGGCGCCTCGAGCGGACAGGCGTTGGCGAGTACAGTTGGTCCGCTGATTGAAGTGCCGGTGCTGGTAGTCCTAGTGTATGTTCTCCAGTGGTTAAGAAAGCGATGGCAGTGGGCCTGA